From the Desulfosarcina sp. BuS5 genome, one window contains:
- the ahbC gene encoding 12,18-didecarboxysiroheme deacetylase — translation MIGISKLYCGTVEPSDALRYGRHSSKLPSHLLQFSHDKKPVVVWNITRKCNLKCVHCYAHAKDKDFENELSTREGFAIIDDLAEFGVPVILFSGGEPLTRKDLPELAAYAIKKGMRAVISTNGTLITKKTAQTLKEIGLSYVGISIDGMEEINDRFRGVKGAFNSAIKGIENCKAAGIKVGLRFTINKFNAGEIPQIFDLLEEMDIPRVCFYHLVYAGRGSELVKEDSTHTETREIVDLIIKRTKELHDKGKPKEVLTVDNHADGPYLYMKLLKEDPDRAKGVLELLKMNEGNSSGRGIGCISWDGEVYPDQFWRHYSFGNVGNRPFSKIWTDLSEPLMKRLKDKKKYVTGRCATCKWLDICAGNFRVRAEAVTGDLWAPDPACYLTDDEIK, via the coding sequence TGATAAAAAGCCGGTGGTGGTATGGAACATCACCAGGAAGTGTAATTTAAAGTGTGTCCACTGTTATGCCCACGCCAAAGACAAGGATTTTGAAAACGAACTTTCCACCCGGGAAGGATTTGCAATAATTGATGACCTTGCCGAATTCGGTGTCCCAGTTATTCTGTTTTCAGGCGGAGAACCTTTGACCCGCAAGGATCTGCCTGAACTTGCAGCATATGCCATTAAAAAAGGAATGCGCGCTGTAATTTCGACTAACGGCACATTGATAACAAAAAAGACCGCTCAAACATTAAAGGAAATAGGTTTATCATATGTCGGCATAAGCATCGACGGAATGGAAGAGATAAACGATCGCTTCCGGGGCGTAAAGGGAGCCTTTAATTCAGCTATTAAAGGGATTGAAAATTGTAAGGCGGCCGGTATCAAAGTAGGCCTGCGTTTTACTATTAATAAATTTAATGCGGGTGAAATTCCGCAAATCTTTGATCTTTTGGAAGAGATGGATATACCCAGGGTTTGTTTCTATCATCTTGTTTATGCCGGGAGGGGGTCTGAACTTGTTAAAGAGGATTCAACTCATACAGAGACAAGAGAGATTGTCGATTTAATCATAAAACGCACCAAAGAACTGCATGATAAAGGAAAACCCAAAGAAGTTTTAACTGTTGATAATCATGCTGACGGCCCTTATTTGTATATGAAATTACTTAAAGAGGATCCGGATAGAGCAAAGGGAGTGCTTGAACTCCTCAAGATGAATGAGGGCAACAGCTCCGGCCGGGGCATAGGATGTATAAGCTGGGACGGCGAGGTTTATCCGGATCAGTTCTGGCGTCATTACAGCTTCGGTAATGTCGGAAACAGGCCTTTTTCCAAAATATGGACCGATCTTTCAGAGCCCCTTATGAAGAGACTGAAAGATAAAAAAAAATATGTCACCGGAAGATGTGCAACCTGCAAATGGCTTGATATCTGTGCCGGTAATTTCAGAGTCCGGGCAGAGGCTGTTACGGGAGATTTATGGGCGCCTGATCCGGCATGTTATCTGACAGATGATGAAATAAAATAA